In one window of Poriferisphaera corsica DNA:
- a CDS encoding DJ-1/PfpI family protein, which produces MSNSSNKILLITGDFGEDYEYIAPYTMLKALGFEVEVGCPSKLAGDTVASCVHDMNDKYQTVTEWEGHRINLTVTLDEINAEDYIALIVPGGRSCEYLRTYSKVRHIATHFIESNKPIAAICRGPQILLATGLMKGRRMTGNFVVQTEVELAGAEYVKLGHEGVVVDGNLVTAVEWHGMWMWLREFMKVLGIQVTL; this is translated from the coding sequence ATGAGTAACTCATCGAATAAAATCCTTCTCATCACTGGCGACTTCGGTGAGGATTATGAGTACATTGCCCCCTACACCATGCTCAAAGCGTTAGGTTTTGAGGTTGAGGTTGGCTGTCCAAGTAAATTGGCAGGAGATACGGTTGCTTCTTGTGTTCATGATATGAATGACAAGTACCAGACGGTAACGGAGTGGGAGGGGCATCGGATCAACCTAACCGTGACGCTGGATGAAATTAATGCTGAGGATTACATCGCGTTAATCGTGCCGGGCGGCCGTTCTTGTGAATATCTTAGAACCTATTCGAAAGTTAGACACATTGCGACTCATTTTATCGAGAGCAATAAACCAATCGCAGCGATCTGCCGCGGGCCACAGATCCTGCTGGCAACGGGGTTGATGAAGGGGCGGCGGATGACTGGTAATTTTGTCGTACAAACGGAAGTCGAGTTAGCCGGTGCTGAATATGTGAAGCTAGGGCATGAGGGGGTTGTCGTTGATGGCAACCTCGTGACGGCTGTCGAATGGCATGGTATGTGGATGTGGTTAAGAGAGTTTATGAAAGTGCTTGGTATTCAAGTTACGTTGTAA